The Aedes aegypti strain LVP_AGWG chromosome 3, AaegL5.0 Primary Assembly, whole genome shotgun sequence genome contains a region encoding:
- the LOC5568526 gene encoding T-complex protein 1 subunit zeta, with translation MASISLLNPKAEFARAAQALAVNIGAAKGIQDVMKTNLGPKGTMKMLVSGAGDIKITKDGNVLLHEMQIQHPTASLIARASTAQDDMTGDGTTSTVLLIGELLKQADLYISDGLHPRILAEGYDQARQQALQILDQMAHPIEINREGLLNIARTSLRTKVHPQLADLLTDVCVEAVLAIRTEGKPVDLHMVELMEMQHKSATDTQLVKGIVMDHGSRHPDMPKRLENAYILTCNVSMEYEKSEVNSGFFYKTAEEREKFVLAEREFIEERVKKVIELKRKVCEGNDKTFVVINQKGIDPMSLDMLAKEGIMALRRAKRRNMERLALACGGIAMNSFDNMDESCLGYAGLVYEHVLGENKFTFVEECKNPLSVTILMKGPNKYTLTQIKDAVRDGLRSINNAVEDKKVIPGAGAFEVRCHNKLKDHAKDVKGKTRLAIQAYADALLVIPKVLATNSGYDAQDTIVRLQEESRLSEEPIGLDLSTGEPMKPVDLGVFDNYIVKKQILNSCTVIASNLLLVDEIMRAGMSSLKG, from the coding sequence GTTGGTGTCCGGAGCCGGCGACATCAAAATCACCAAGGATGGCAATGTCCTGTTGCACGAGATGCAGATCCAGCACCCGACGGCTTCGTTGATTGCCCGGGCCAGTACCGCCCAGGACGATATGACCGGCGATGGAACCACTTCCACCGTTTTGCTCATCGGAGAGCTCCTGAAGCAGGCGGATTTGTACATTTCCGACGGGCTGCATCCTCGCATTCTGGCCGAAGGTTACGACCAGGCTCGCCAGCAAGCGTTGCAAATTCTGGACCAGATGGCCCACCCGATCGAAATCAACCGGGAGGGTTTGTTGAACATTGCCCGTACTTCGCTGAGGACGAAGGTTCACCCGCAGTTGGCGGATTTGCTGACGGACGTCTGCGTCGAGGCCGTCTTGGCCATCCGGACCGAGGGCAAGCCCGTTGATCTGCACATGGTTGAGCTGATGGAGATGCAGCACAAGTCCGCCACAGATACCCAGCTGGTCAAGGGTATCGTCATGGATCACGGTTCACGGCACCCGGATATGCCGAAGCGTCTGGAGAATGCCTACATTCTTACGTGCAACGTTTCGATGGAGTACGAGAAGAGCGAAGTCAATTCCGGATTCTTCTACAAGACCGCCGAAGAACGGGAGAAGTTTGTGCTGGCCGAGCGCGAGTTCATTGAGGAGCGCGTCAAGAAGGTCATCGAACTGAAGCGTAAGGTTTGCGAAGGAAACGACAAGACTTTCGTCGTGATCAACCAGAAGGGCATCGATCCGATGTCGCTAGACATGCTGGCCAAGGAGGGAATCATGGCCCTGCGTCGGGCTAAGCGCCGTAACATGGAACGTTTGGCTTTGGCTTGCGGAGGCATTGCCATGAATTCGTTCGATAACATGGACGAGTCCTGCTTGGGATACGCCGGTCTGGTTTACGAACACGTCTTGGGTGAGAACAAGTTCACTTTCGTTGAAGAGTGCAAGAACCCACTGTCTGTCACAATCCTGATGAAGGGACCCAACAAGTACACTCTGACCCAGATCAAGGATGCCGTCCGTGATGGACTTCGTTCGATCAATAACGCCGTCGAGGACAAGAAGGTGATCCCGGGAGCGGGAGCCTTCGAAGTTCGTTGCCACAACAAGCTCAAGGACCATGCCAAGGACGTCAAGGGAAAGACCCGTCTGGCTATCCAAGCCTACGCCGACGCTCTGCTCGTGATCCCCAAGGTTCTGGCCACCAACAGCGGTTACGATGCCCAGGACACAATCGTCCGCTTGCAGGAGGAAAGCCGCCTCAGTGAGGAACCGATTGGGCTGGACCTGTCGACCGGAGAACCGATGAAACCCGTCGATCTCGGTGTGTTCGATAACTATATCGTGAAGAAGCAAATCCTCAACTCCTGCACCGTCATCGCCAGTAACCTGCTGCTTGTGGACGAGATTATGCGTGCGGGCATGAGCAGTCTGAAGGGTTAA